The genomic DNA GCCGAATCTGTCATGACTGCAAATAGGATGTATGTGTTGATTGCTGAAAAAAGTGGAAGTAAGGGTGAAGGAGAAGCGTTGCAATGTCTGCAAGTTGATGCTCCTGACAATACCGAACTATGGCACCATCGCTATGGTAACTTAAGCTACAGTGGTTTACTCACTCTGCATAACAAGAAGATGGTCAAGGGCTTGCCAGAGATTCAACAAGTCAAAGCAACCTGTGAAATTTTTGTGAAAGGGAAGCAACATCGAGTGCTTTTCCCTAAGCAAAGCACATGGAGAGCAACCGAGAAGCTGCAACTCATTCATTCCGACTTGTGTGGTCCGATCACTCTTTCATCAAACAGCCAGAAGAGGTATTTGATCAGTTTCATTGATGATTTCTCTAGGAAAACATGGATCTACTTTGCCTTAGAGAAATCAGAAGCTCTGTATCATTTCAAGGTGTTCAAAGCATTTGTTGAAAAACAAATTGGGATGTTCATCAAATGCTTAAGAACATATCATGGTGGAGAATATAATTCTGGAGAATTCAAGGAGTTTTGCGACAAGCATGGAATCATGAGGCAGCTGACTACTGcatacactcctcaacaaaatggagttgcTGAGAGGAAAAATCAAACCATCATGAACATGGTGAGAACAGTTATGCGAGAGAAAGAGATCCCACGTTCGTTCTGGCCTGAAGCTGTAGCATGGGCAACTCATGTTCTCAACAGATCACCTACAGTGGCTATGAAAGACAAAACTCCGAAGGAAGCATGGAGTGACAAGAAGCCATCAGTGGAGTATTTCAAGATATTTGGGTGTTTGGGGCATGTGCACATTTCTGATGTCAAACGAACCAAACTTGATGACAAAAGCGTGAAGTGTGTCTTGCTAGGCTACAGTAGTGAATCGAAAGCTTTCAAGATGTACGATCCAGTGGAGAAAAGAATTCACATCAGCCGAGATGTGATattcgaagaagagaagaagtggatttggaagaagaagtggaTTTGGAAACAGATTCATTCAGCTGAACCGGATACTGAACTTGAGTGGGAGAACAATGAAAGAGAGGAGATGAATGAAGAAGGTGATGAGAATGAAGAAGCTGAGCAGAATGATGCAGAGGATGAAAACATCGAAGTTGCAGCACCTCAAGTTGGAGAAACCAGAGTTCGAAGACCACCAGTATAGGCTGCAGACTATACCTCTGGAGAGTAACTGTCTGACACGGAGGAAGAAATCAACATGGCAAAGGTCAATGTTTTCAATGCTGATTATCTTGCCTTCATGACCATCTCAGATCCCACACAGTTTCAAGAAGCAGCTCAACATCAAAAGTGGAATGAAGCGATGGATGCAGAGATGAGTTCCATCGAGAAAAATCAAACATGGTCCCTCACTGCACTACCAGATGGAGCTAAAGCAATCAAAGTTAAGTGGATTTACAAGACCAAACTAAATGAGTTAGGAGAGGTGGATAAGTTCAAAGCGAGATTAGTCGTGAAAGGCTATGCACAGGAGTATGGAGTGGACTACACTGAAGTATTTGTTCATGTAGCTCGAATGGACACTGTGATAATGATTCTTGCTGAAGCAGCTCATAGAGGATGGGGAGTTTATCAGTTAGATGTCAAATCTGCATTTTTACATGGCGAGCTAGAAGAGGAGGTATATGTGGAGCAACCTCAAGGTTATGAAGTTCTAGAAAAGGAAGAAATGTTCTACAAGCTGCACAAGGCTCTCTATGGGCTAAAACAAGCACCACGAGCTTGGTTTAGCCGCATAGAAGCGTACTTTGTCCAAGAATGCTTCACTAACAGTCCAAATGAACAGACCTTGTTCATCAAACGAGTTGGACGTAACATTTTGATTGTTAgcgtttatgttgatgatttgctgtttcACGGGGAACAATGATGAGCTGCTAGAAGAGTTCAAGTGTTCCATGAAGAAAGAGTTTGACATGACAGATCTGGGGAAGATGAGATATTTTCTCGGCATAGAGGTGATACAATCAGAGAAAGGTATCTTTATTTGCCAAAGAAAATATGCTGCTGAGGTTATTGACAGGTTTGGAATGCAACATCACAATCCGGTCTGCAATCCGATTGTTCCTGGTCAAAAGATTGGTCGAGATGAAACTGGTGAGAAGGTTGATTCAACTTTGTACAAGCAAATGGTGGGGAGTCTGATGTATCTAACTGCATCACGCCCTGATCTTATGTTTGTGGTATGTCTACTCAGTCGCTTTATGGCTTCACCTACTCAACTGCATCTTGTTGTAGCAAAGAGAGTTCTGCGCTATCTCAAAGGAACGTTAGAGTGTGGCATTTGGTTCAAGCGGGGAACAATGAGTGACTTGGTGGCGTACACAGACAGCGACTATGCAGGTGATATAAATGACAGCAAGAGTCATCAGGGTATGTGTTTATGATGAGTGGAGGAGCTGTGGCATGGTTTTCACGGAAACAACCCATTGTGACACTCTCTACTACTGAGGCTGAGTATGTCGCCGCTGTAGCTTGTGCTTGTCAGGCTATTTGGATGAGGAGAATACTAGAAGAGATCGGTCATGAACAAGCTAACAAAATGGTGGTTCTCTGCGACAACACTTCAACCATCAAACTGTCCAAGAATGCAGTCATGCACGGAAGGTCCAAGCATATACGGGTGTGTTATCATTTCCTGAGAGAGTTAACTAAGCAAGGAGTCATCAAACTCGTCTACTGCAACACGGAGTCGCAGCTTGTAGATGCAATGAGGAAATCATTGAAGCTGGTTTTGTTTCAGAAGGCTAGAGCAGCATTTGGGATGATCACTTTGAGTGAACTTAATCTCTCGGAGAGTTAAGCTCAAGGGAGGGTTTGTTGGAGTCAGTtaagttgttttgttgttgtgttctgtttttgcGTTATGTTCTgcttttgcattttatttacTTCAGTCATGTTGTTTACTGAGTCAATGTTTTGTTAGAGTCAAGTGGCTTAAATTGGGTTAGTGGTCTTagttgttttctattttctggtTGAGTcagttttaatttatgtaagCCACTATAAAAGGTACTTGCAATTCACTAATGAAAGTTAAAAGATTATGGTGCAAAACTGAATACAAAAGtaacttaaaacttaaaagtactATAACTATAACTAGGATAGTTCtcaaaaaaatggtttcatTGAATTGTACTATTTTAGCATATCGGAGAAGAATCCAAAAGATGTCCCCCACCCCAAGTGATatagaaaactcaaaactcataTAAAGATTTTAGATGTTGTAGTCAATAGAGACCATTCTTCTAGgtcttgtttttaatttatacatCCTCGCCACATCCTCATTTAGATATTTATCACAAAATTAGCAAAATACTTGTAACATCTACAACCTtggagatatatttttttaattttgtaattaggACTTTTTGTAAAAACGAATACTTTAAGTACCTTTCCGAATAATTCCAAAATTAACAGTTACactcttataaaaataaaaaattaaaacaaaattaaaaaatggtaTACTCGGAACAATTCTAGATATTATTCTGAGAAGTCTTTGGTCTTACCCTCTCTCGCTCTTCtatggaagaagaagctcaagtgttcatcatcatcatccattaaaaccctaattacttttcttcagtttcttcttccgATTCCTTCTTTCtcgattcgtttttttttttggggttttactTCGATTTCGTCTAAAGCTTATAGGATGAGTCGCCACGCTTCGATTGCAACAATCTTATCTCTGTTACTGATTTCACACTTGGCTTCTGCGAAAATTTTGTTGATCGGGAAAAACAAATCTCTCTCCTTTGACGATATCGAATCCAATTTCAGTAAGTTCTTGTTACTGTTCCATTCAATCCCCCACTTCTGTCCTGTTTTTTCAATCACTgtaataaaaaacatgaaaagtcATAGATTAtgtaatgaaaatgaaatttatgGAATTAgctgattagggttttgatcgTATGTATTGGAAGTGTGAAACTTTGTTGTCTTTTTcaagttatgttttattttgaatctttcaaatttgggttttttttttccagctcCGATGATTAAGAGATCGGATCAAGGTGGTGTGTTGTACGTAGCAGAGCCGCTTGATGCTTGTTGTGATTTGGTTAATACGGTGACTGTTGTTGTAAATGGATCAAGTGTTTCTCCTCGTCCTCCGTATGTGTTAATTATTCGCGGTGGTTGTAGTTTCGAAGATAAGATTAGAAATGCTCAGAAGGCTGGTTATAAAGCTGCTATTGTTTATGATTATGAAGATTATGGTTTCTTAGTCTCAAGTAATCACATCTCTCTCCTCCTCACGcttttgtattgttttcttgtttttgatttgactAATGATCTTGTGAACCTAATTGTAGTGGCAGGAAACCCCGCTGGTGTACTTATCTATGGTACCTTTGTCTCCAAAGCAACCGGGGAAGTACTTAAAAAGTATGCTGGTCGTACTGATTTTGAAGTGTGGCTTATGCCAAGCTTTGAGACTTCAGCGTGGTCAATCATGGCTATCTCTTTCATATCTCTCCTCGCTATGTCTGCTGTGCTCGCTACTTGCTTCTTCGTCCGTAGACATCGAGTTAGGCGGCGGCGTATAATGTCTCTTAGTGGCAGTGACTTTCCTCGTATGGCTAAAAACTTGCTAAGACGTATGCCTATTACAATATTTAACGGTGTTTGCGATGAAGCATCTACTTCTGTTTCTTGTGCTATATGCATTGAGGATTATCGCATAGGTGACAAGTTAAGGGTCCTGCCTTGCAATCACAGTAAGTGTTTTGAGACTCACTTTGAAGTATAAAGAATTCATGCGTAATCTTTTACTGAATGGTGGTTGTTGTCTTGGGCAGAGTTTCATGTTGGATGTGTAGACTTGTGGCTTGGCCAAAGGAGATCCTTTTGTCCGGTTTGTAAACGTGATGCAAGAAGCAACAGCATCGATATGCCTGCGTCAGAGCACACACCTTTGCTTTCTCCTAGTGTGACTCCAACCTCATCGTTTCTCTTATCATCATCCTCCACAACCCCGTTACAGTCGTCTTATGAGCTGCCAATATCTATCAGAGTagaatcttcttcaccatctacCTCAATGCAGCCACACACAGTGCCTATgtatctctctcactctcgcTCCCACACAAGCTTCCAAAATGGGTCGTACTGGCGTTCCCCGCATATACCAGTCAGCCGAAGTTCAGCAGATCTCAGAAGATCTTACAACTCACCCCGCCAGGGTTCTTTGCCTCGTTCCCTCCACTCGAGATATACACACATACTTAGCCCAGGAAATGCATCAAGGAGCTGGGTTGTTGGGTCGTTAACAAGCCAGCGCGAGCATTCATTTCTTCAAAACGACTCACGCAGGGGTTTTGCTCACTTTTCGTCTGCGAGCTCTCTACCAGGTTGCTAAACAGGTAAAAAGGTAACACCGTACTAACCAAAAGCTACATCGTCGGTGCTCACTGCTTTGAAGAAGCAGTTGACTCCTCGAGGAATGAGGATGTTCCTCGGCTCTAATTCGTGACCATGCTGATTTTGGTAAACTAATAGAGTTGAAAGAGTGTTCAGTGTGAGTGGTATTCTTCAGCTGTACAGTTGTGGAGATTGATGAATGTGAGATGAGTGAGTTTGAAAGAGTAAAGCGTGTTTTTTGGTGAGTCAATAAACTAACAACCATTGAGTGTGGGTATATATAACTAGCATATCATTTTGGTTCGTTGTCTATATATACTTCCGCTTCTCTTTCACAAGTTTAAACatgtgattttttctttctttctactgATGTACCACAGACTGATTTGACACAAAGGTCAAGTGTATGTAAGTGTTAAAAACTGAAGAAACACAAGTAATAGAACAAATCAAACACTCGAGTATCTGTATTGGCTAGGAGCCTAGGATTCTGAATCTAAAACACAGTGACGTCGTTCTATACTCGCTGGTTCGTATCTCAAGAACCCATTGTCCAACTCTATCTCTGGTCTCCAAGACTTTTCGATCAGTCCTTGCATTCCCTGACCTCGAGGCCGCACGATCCTTCATAGGAAAAAGGGAGAAGTGTCTCTATGTTTGCTTAAACCTGCCTGGTTCGAACATTCCCTAGCTTGCAAACCGAAACTGATACCAATCCCTTCATTACTTAACTTTCCTCACCAACATCCCAGTTCCTCAAATGTTGTCTCAGTTGGTTCAGAGATTTATTTAGGCGGATACgcaaaggaaaagagaagaagcaggagAGCTCCCCAAGATGGGTGTTTTTTTCGAAAAGACGCAGATGTTAATGTTATCTACGGTAAGATCTGTGTTTGGAGGCTGCAGCAGCAAGCACTATGTTACCGAGAATTATGGAGAAGTTTACTACCCAAAGACAAAAACTGGGCATCCCAATTCCCAAGGGGGTGGTGGGTGGTGGGTGGACATGTTTATCGCGATAAAATGAGG from Camelina sativa cultivar DH55 chromosome 2, Cs, whole genome shotgun sequence includes the following:
- the LOC104721967 gene encoding receptor homology region, transmembrane domain- and RING domain-containing protein 4-like: MSRHASIATILSLLLISHLASAKILLIGKNKSLSFDDIESNFTPMIKRSDQGGVLYVAEPLDACCDLVNTVTVVVNGSSVSPRPPYVLIIRGGCSFEDKIRNAQKAGYKAAIVYDYEDYGFLVSMAGNPAGVLIYGTFVSKATGEVLKKYAGRTDFEVWLMPSFETSAWSIMAISFISLLAMSAVLATCFFVRRHRVRRRRIMSLSGSDFPRMAKNLLRRMPITIFNGVCDEASTSVSCAICIEDYRIGDKLRVLPCNHKFHVGCVDLWLGQRRSFCPVCKRDARSNSIDMPASEHTPLLSPSVTPTSSFLLSSSSTTPLQSSYELPISIRVESSSPSTSMQPHTVPMYLSHSRSHTSFQNGSYWRSPHIPVSRSSADLRRSYNSPRQGSLPRSLHSRYTHILSPGNASRSWVVGSLTSQREHSFLQNDSRRGFAHFSSASSLPGC